In Odocoileus virginianus isolate 20LAN1187 ecotype Illinois chromosome 23, Ovbor_1.2, whole genome shotgun sequence, one DNA window encodes the following:
- the RESF1 gene encoding retroelement silencing factor 1 isoform X1, producing MSWNAKPESVTLPPQYPKKQASFLEQGLVNTLTTTSQSSFHPGSNQEPCLFLSNSHPVSQPLLNIRNLKTPPQIPISDLHSGTIVTSQTSVERITYANVKGPKQLSHDLQISSGVTQDVWLNSPVGSSTLSHTGGSVSHQTGFGTNIPNVHALQNQFLTSDSYSMQLHMIPSNSGRVPITYQGNPRLNLTLSEQQVDWAPQRASSGLTYQDYRPLPKQYNYSSRSFLQDLTVQKQNPMSSVSFQVKNNQSPNPALTFKSKQIAAVPSYQYAVTQTDKRPPPPHDCRYASQSLQSTPRVVKQSSMEVPQSQEMHLPEMRKDFCRDFQQQWQNLNGNFSMMGSSCNLKVNTSVNHPFNEPVRSSVTGAQALAQNNQERRVDSQNLTSSQVLDTSATKEKLVRDIKTLVEIKKKFSDLARKIKINKNLLMAAGCIKTPNTSYSESAQNSGLSLKQTAKIQSGPQLTLVTPETVEDKPPTVMESAEETNRKHSMLSSSLQDRNFNQVSSILLNSACSEKLPIPEQVHDLEVVNPLKTSTVEVTQAPLNNTQLSSGNFPSIAQNVPTNSEINFLPHSTSSEEYISKYPNKNRLILSLLTSGDKTQKKLLKDTSERIHDSKLHNFEMNPNTENTGNQLKTMEIVNSPGTCNTNAKIADTSCFECKSFNGVSSNSDSHFSMELLATCLSLWKKQPSEPNKEKQGNESKTNTTAIAISKPAPICESSTFSPVGNSQNKIINSSQETISSVVAQNYESSGTTTTKGIAVVSPLILSDVNTLSVKDTASETLPETAYPVIKEGSVCSLQNKLTENTAALKTNVNEPVTSTTGITIFPLIEDKQSESTNTSSEGIPNTNRGKHNESEPDIQCPVSDQQASYISKDSSSVGSDVLQIGSICSLVEGDTSYDSQIAEIFNSLPLQKVEPQKPLPNHQMMNSGQQNEHLDSITENKDFDFKKDVFVQCTDVSNKIADQSESLQPPALSHLKCVEVKSGILEESSLEHITENESMANDTCSSAAIQQDSYPQEAGLSCNYTEQDPTTDESLHDKTSILYLHDQLSELLKEFPYGIEPVNMHESSVVQQMADQISEAQTCSKTDCNSRGSTDQIQITILNTDQMKELFPEQDDQSNEVDKLTEPQKEKPVTKEENQCDPQARRIEEHCDSVPLDSEKDDVRCCALGWLSMVYEGVPQCQCNSIKKSTSKETEQTNPCSPSEAKSYKQEERTSDRDVPVAFNSPLNNPPKIPLTCPVEKKHFPETKQSSNIKDKSKTECNSSLRTEQELSGQPLSKGDKKMDSLQSHKRKRKLQFHEVAFHSNKIAKFSQESLQRKFMAQNVRPLKPKMSVLTSKTKDLNMKNGSLVQSVLPEKRKLKSGGSKQKSLEERKLDERIILDSEIKRKKHDKQEQNKNVAGGAFKFCNFSTPSERAWIKEKTVSNVKSSGSKDSSSKINRVLSPKEYLSRQKHKEALKKNCLKNSDSQHMRPSKLPVQVESCGKSSERPHGSVQTCKESLNIGSGHGKSIKTHHSKESKTYISRNIKGTVGGKQSDKMWIDRTKLDKNLNNINNEGELSQMSSQTKDQRKLYLNRVAFKCTERERICLTKLDNSPRKLKEKRPESKSKNLLPVKDTTEKLSMLEFKLCPDGVFKNTNTVEDQKDLQHTSRKEQAPVQVSGIKSTKEDWLKRVTEEKRMPEANQEIDDNVLANSRLSKRNCSADGFEILQNPVKDSKAMFQTYKKLYMEKRSRSLGSSPVE from the exons ATGAGTTGGAATGCAAAACCAGAGAGTGTCACCTTACCACCACAGTATCCTAAAAAACAGGCATCTTTTTTGGAGCAAGGTTTAGTAAATACACTTACCACAACATCTCAAAGTTCTTTCCATCCTGGAAGCAACCAAGAACCATGCCTGTTTCTCAGTAATTCACATCCAGTTTCACAGCCGCTGCTCAACATCAGGAATCTTAAGACTCCTCCACAAATCCCTATTTCTGATTTGCATAGTGGGACCATTGTGACCTCACAAACTTCAGTAGAAAGAATAACGTATGCAAATGTTAAAGGACCCAAACAACTAAGCCACGATTTGCAGATTTCTTCAGGAGTTACACAAGATGTATGGTTGAACTCACCAGTGGGGAGTTCTACGCTTTCTCATACGGGGGGATCTGTATCTCATCAAACTGGTTTTGGAACGAATATACCCAATGTGCATGCACTACAGAATCAGTTTCTAACATCAGATAGCTATTCTATGCAACTACATATGATCCCTTCTAATTCTGGAAGAGTTCCTATAACTTATCAAGGAAACCCAAGACTTAACCTAACTTTGTCAGAGCAACAGGTTGATTGGGCACCTCAGCGTGCATCCAGTGGACTGACTTACCAAGATTACAGACCACTTCCAAAGCAATACAATTACTCATCACGAAGCTTTTTGCAGGACCTTACTGTTCAGAAACAAAACCCTATGTCATCTGTATCATTCCAAGTTAAAAATAATCAATCTCCAAATCCTGCACTGACATTTAAGTCAAAGCAGATTGCAGCTGTACCATCATATCAATATGCAGTTACTCAAACTGACAAAagacctcctcctcctcatgACTGTAGATATGCAAGCCAGTCTTTGCAAAGTACTCCACGTGTTGTTAAACAGTCCTCTATGGAAGTTCCTCAGAGTCAAGAAATGCACTTACCTGAAATGAGGAAAGACTTTTGCAGAGACTTTCAACAGCAGTGGCAAAACCTTAATGGAAATTTCAGTATGATGGGAAGTTCCTGTAATTTGAAAGTAAATACCAGTGTCAATCATCCTTTTAATGAACCTGTTAGATCATCTGTGACTGGTGCTCAGGCTCTTGCTCAAAATAATCAGGAGAGAAGAGTGGATTCTCAAAATCTAACTTCAAGTCAAGTACTGGACACAAGTGCCACAAAAGAAAAGTTAGTGAGGGATATTAAAACAttagtagaaataaaaaagaagttttcAGATCTtgcaaggaaaattaaaattaataaaaatctctTGATGGCAGCAGGTTGTATTAAAACACCCAATACCTCTTATAGTGAATCAGCTCAAAATTCTGGATTGTCTTTGAAACAAACTGCCAAAATCCAGTCTGGACCACAACTAACCCTAGTCACACCAGAGACTGTGGAGGATAAACCACCAACAGTAATGGAATCTGCAGAAGAAACTAATAGAAAACATAGCATGTTGAGTTCCAGCCTTCAGGACAGAAATTTTAACCAAGTCAGTTCTATTTTACTAAATTCTGCCTGTTCAGAAAAGTTGCCAATACCAGAACAAGTCCATGATTTGGAAGTTGTGAATCCTTTAAAAACATCAACTGTTGAGGTAACTCAGGCACCATTAAATAACACCCAGCTTTCATCAGGAAATTTTCCCAGCATTGCACAGAATGTGCCaacaaattctgaaataaattttcttcctcattctaCATCATCTGaggaatatatttcaaaatacccAAATAAAAATAGGCTAATTCTCAGTTTACTTACTTCTGGAgataaaactcagaagaaattaTTAAAAGATACTAGTGAACGTATTCATGATTCTAAACTGCATAATTTTGAAATGAATCCAAATACTGAAAACACTGGTAACCAACTGAAAACCATGGAAATTGTAAATTCTCCAGGGACTTGTAATACAAATGCCAAAATTGCAGACACTTCTTGCTTTGAGTGTAAATCCTTTAATGGGGTGTCTTCTAACAGTGACTCTCACTTTTCCATGGAGTTGTTAGCAACATGTCTGTCTTTGTGGAAAAAGCAACCTTCAGAACCTAACAAAGAGAAACAGGGTAATGAGTCAAAAACAAACACCACAGCCATTGCAATTTCAAAGCCCGCACCCATATGTGAGAGTAGTACATTTTCACCTGTGGGAAATTCTCAGAATAAGATAATAAACAGCTCACAAGAAACTATTTCATCAGTGGTAGCACAAAATTATGAGTCTTCAGGAACAACTACTACAAAAGGGATTGCTGTAGTATCACCCTTAATTCTTTCAGATGTCAATACACTGTCTGTCAAAGATACAGCATCTGAAACTTTACCTGAAACAGCATATCCAGTTATTAAAGAAGGTAGTGTTTGTAGCTTACAAAATAAATTGACGGAAAATACTGCTGCTTTGAAGACTAATGTTAATGAACCAGTAACAAGTACTACAGGCATCACGATTTTCCCACTAATTGAGGACAAGCAAAGTGAGTCAACTAATACTAGTTCAGAAGGCATACCTAATACCAATCGAGGAAAGCACAATGAATCAGAACCAGATATCCAGTGTCCTGTGAGTGATCAGCAAGCCTCATATATATCAAAGGACAGTAGTAGTGTGGGCAGTGATGTATTACAGATTGGCAGTATTTGTTCTCTTGTTGAAGGTGATACCTCTTATGATTCCCAAATAGCAGAAATATTCAACTCGCTCCCTTTGCAAAAAGTTGAGCCACAGAAACCTCTACCCAATCACCAAATGATGAATAGTGGACAACAAAATGAACatttagacagcatcactgaaaataaagactttgactttaaaaaagatgtatttgTGCAGTGCACAGATGTTTCAAATAAAATAGCAGATCAGTCAGAATCACTGCAACCTCCAGCACTGTCACATTTGAAGTGTGTTGAAGTAAAGAGTGGAATTCTAGAGGAAAGCAGTTTGGAGCATATCACTGAAAATGAAAGCATGGCAAATGATACGTGTTCATCAGCTGCTATTCAGCAGGATAGTTACCCTCAGGAAGCTGGTTTGTCCTGCAATTACACTGAACAGGATCCTACAACAGATGAAAGTCTCCATGATAAGACATCAATCTTATACCTACATGATCAGCTGTCAGAACTTTTAAAAGAGTTTCCCTATGGTATCGAACCTGTGAACATGCATGAAAGTTCTGTGGTACAGCAGATggcagaccaaatctcagaaGCTCAAACTTGCAGTAAAACTGATTGTAACTCCAGAGGTTCAACAGACCAGATACAAATTACAATATTAAACACAGATCAGATGAAAGAATTGTTCCCTGAACAGGACGATCAATCCAATGAGGTAGACAAACTGACAGAACCTCAGAAAGAAAAGCCTGTAACAAAGGAAGAGAACCAGTGTGACCCACAGGCACGCAGAATTGAAGAACATTGTGATTCTGTACCATTGGATTCGGAAAAAGATGATGTCCGTTGCTGTGCGTTGGGGTGGCTCTCTATGGTCTATGAAGGAGTACCTCAATGCCAGTGTAATTCCATTAAGAAGTCAACttcaaaagaaacagaacagaCAAATCCATGTTCTCCTTCAGAGGCCAAGAGTTATAAACAAGAAGAGAGAACCTCTGACAGAGATGTTCCTGTTGCTTTTAACAGTCCTCTAAATAATCCTCCAAAGATTCCTCTGACTTGTCCAGTtgagaaaaaacattttcctgAAACAAAGCAAAGCAGCAATATAAAAGATAAATCCAAAACAGAATGCAACAGTTCACTAAGGACAGAGCAAGAATTATCCGGTCAACCTTTATCTAAAGGTGATAAAAAAATGGATTCTTTGCAGAgtcacaaaagaaagagaaagctgcAATTTCATGAGGTAGCTTTTCATTCTAATAAAATTGCAAAATTTTCTCAGGAGAGCCTGCAGAGGAAGTTTATGGCACAAAACGTACGGCCACTAAAACCAAAGATGAGTGTTTTGACAAGCAAAACTAAAGATTTGAATATGAAGAATGGTTCTTTGGTACAATCAGTATtaccagaaaagagaaaattgaaatcagGTGGCTCTAAACAAAAATCTTTGGAAGAAAGGAAGTTAGATGAACGGATCATACTTGATTCAGagataaagaggaagaaacatGATAAACAGGAGCAGAATAAAAATGTGGCAGGTGGTGCATTTAAATTCTGTAATTTTTCAACTCCAAGTGAAAGAGCTTGGATTAAAGAAAAGACAGTATCAAATGTTAAATCCTCGGGCTCTAAGGATAGCTCATCTAAAATTAACAGAGTTCTATCACCAAAGGAGTATTTATCAAGGCAGAAGCATAAGGAAGCATTAAAGAAAAACTGTCTGAAAAACAGTGATTCTCAGCATATGAGGCCCAGTAAACTTCCTGTGCAGGTGGAAAGTTGTGGGAAATCAAGTGAGAGACCCCATGGCAGTGTACAAACCTGTAAGGAATCATTAAATATTGGTTCAGGCCATGGTAAAAGCATCAAAACCCATCATTCCAAAGAGTCTAAAACATATATTTCAAGGAATATTAAAGGAACAGTTGGTGGAAAGCAGTCTGATAAAATGTGGATTGATAGAACCAAGCtagacaaaaatttaaataatataaataatgaagGTGAATTAAGCCAAATGTCTTCCCAAACAAAGGATCAAAGGAAGCTGTATCTGAACAGAGTTGCATTTAAATGCACTGAACGAGAGCGCATTTGTCTCACAAAATTAGACAATTCACCCAGGAAGCTTAAAGAAAAGAGACCAGAAAGTAAATCTAAGAACCTATTACCTGTGAAAGATACTACAGAAAAACTAAGCATGCTGGAGTTTAAATTATGTCCAGATGGAGTGTTTAAGAATACAAACACTGTTGAAGACCAGAAGGATCTGCAGCACACATCTAGGAAGGAGCAAGCCCCTGTGCAAG tttcaggaataaaaagtacaaaagaaGACTGGTTAAAACGTGTGACTGAGGAGAAAAGGATGCCGGAAGCCAACCAAGAAATAG atGATAATGTTTTGGCTAATTCAAGGCTCTCCAAGAGAAACTGCAGTGCAGATGGATTTGAGATACTACAAAACCCAGTAAAAGATTCAAAAGCAATGTTTCAAACCTACAAAAAGCTATACATGGAGAAGCGAAGCAGAAGTCTGGGTAGCAGTCCTGTAGAATAA
- the RESF1 gene encoding retroelement silencing factor 1 isoform X2: MSWNAKPESVTLPPQYPKKQASFLEQGLVNTLTTTSQSSFHPGSNQEPCLFLSNSHPVSQPLLNIRNLKTPPQIPISDLHSGTIVTSQTSVERITYANVKGPKQLSHDLQISSGVTQDVWLNSPVGSSTLSHTGGSVSHQTGFGTNIPNVHALQNQFLTSDSYSMQLHMIPSNSGRVPITYQGNPRLNLTLSEQQVDWAPQRASSGLTYQDYRPLPKQYNYSSRSFLQDLTVQKQNPMSSVSFQVKNNQSPNPALTFKSKQIAAVPSYQYAVTQTDKRPPPPHDCRYASQSLQSTPRVVKQSSMEVPQSQEMHLPEMRKDFCRDFQQQWQNLNGNFSMMGSSCNLKVNTSVNHPFNEPVRSSVTGAQALAQNNQERRVDSQNLTSSQVLDTSATKEKLVRDIKTLVEIKKKFSDLARKIKINKNLLMAAGCIKTPNTSYSESAQNSGLSLKQTAKIQSGPQLTLVTPETVEDKPPTVMESAEETNRKHSMLSSSLQDRNFNQVSSILLNSACSEKLPIPEQVHDLEVVNPLKTSTVEVTQAPLNNTQLSSGNFPSIAQNVPTNSEINFLPHSTSSEEYISKYPNKNRLILSLLTSGDKTQKKLLKDTSERIHDSKLHNFEMNPNTENTGNQLKTMEIVNSPGTCNTNAKIADTSCFECKSFNGVSSNSDSHFSMELLATCLSLWKKQPSEPNKEKQGNESKTNTTAIAISKPAPICESSTFSPVGNSQNKIINSSQETISSVVAQNYESSGTTTTKGIAVVSPLILSDVNTLSVKDTASETLPETAYPVIKEGSVCSLQNKLTENTAALKTNVNEPVTSTTGITIFPLIEDKQSESTNTSSEGIPNTNRGKHNESEPDIQCPVSDQQASYISKDSSSVGSDVLQIGSICSLVEGDTSYDSQIAEIFNSLPLQKVEPQKPLPNHQMMNSGQQNEHLDSITENKDFDFKKDVFVQCTDVSNKIADQSESLQPPALSHLKCVEVKSGILEESSLEHITENESMANDTCSSAAIQQDSYPQEAGLSCNYTEQDPTTDESLHDKTSILYLHDQLSELLKEFPYGIEPVNMHESSVVQQMADQISEAQTCSKTDCNSRGSTDQIQITILNTDQMKELFPEQDDQSNEVDKLTEPQKEKPVTKEENQCDPQARRIEEHCDSVPLDSEKDDVRCCALGWLSMVYEGVPQCQCNSIKKSTSKETEQTNPCSPSEAKSYKQEERTSDRDVPVAFNSPLNNPPKIPLTCPVEKKHFPETKQSSNIKDKSKTECNSSLRTEQELSGQPLSKGDKKMDSLQSHKRKRKLQFHEVAFHSNKIAKFSQESLQRKFMAQNVRPLKPKMSVLTSKTKDLNMKNGSLVQSVLPEKRKLKSGGSKQKSLEERKLDERIILDSEIKRKKHDKQEQNKNVAGGAFKFCNFSTPSERAWIKEKTVSNVKSSGSKDSSSKINRVLSPKEYLSRQKHKEALKKNCLKNSDSQHMRPSKLPVQVESCGKSSERPHGSVQTCKESLNIGSGHGKSIKTHHSKESKTYISRNIKGTVGGKQSDKMWIDRTKLDKNLNNINNEGELSQMSSQTKDQRKLYLNRVAFKCTERERICLTKLDNSPRKLKEKRPESKSKNLLPVKDTTEKLSMLEFKLCPDGVFKNTNTVEDQKDLQHTSRKEQAPVQDDNVLANSRLSKRNCSADGFEILQNPVKDSKAMFQTYKKLYMEKRSRSLGSSPVE; encoded by the exons ATGAGTTGGAATGCAAAACCAGAGAGTGTCACCTTACCACCACAGTATCCTAAAAAACAGGCATCTTTTTTGGAGCAAGGTTTAGTAAATACACTTACCACAACATCTCAAAGTTCTTTCCATCCTGGAAGCAACCAAGAACCATGCCTGTTTCTCAGTAATTCACATCCAGTTTCACAGCCGCTGCTCAACATCAGGAATCTTAAGACTCCTCCACAAATCCCTATTTCTGATTTGCATAGTGGGACCATTGTGACCTCACAAACTTCAGTAGAAAGAATAACGTATGCAAATGTTAAAGGACCCAAACAACTAAGCCACGATTTGCAGATTTCTTCAGGAGTTACACAAGATGTATGGTTGAACTCACCAGTGGGGAGTTCTACGCTTTCTCATACGGGGGGATCTGTATCTCATCAAACTGGTTTTGGAACGAATATACCCAATGTGCATGCACTACAGAATCAGTTTCTAACATCAGATAGCTATTCTATGCAACTACATATGATCCCTTCTAATTCTGGAAGAGTTCCTATAACTTATCAAGGAAACCCAAGACTTAACCTAACTTTGTCAGAGCAACAGGTTGATTGGGCACCTCAGCGTGCATCCAGTGGACTGACTTACCAAGATTACAGACCACTTCCAAAGCAATACAATTACTCATCACGAAGCTTTTTGCAGGACCTTACTGTTCAGAAACAAAACCCTATGTCATCTGTATCATTCCAAGTTAAAAATAATCAATCTCCAAATCCTGCACTGACATTTAAGTCAAAGCAGATTGCAGCTGTACCATCATATCAATATGCAGTTACTCAAACTGACAAAagacctcctcctcctcatgACTGTAGATATGCAAGCCAGTCTTTGCAAAGTACTCCACGTGTTGTTAAACAGTCCTCTATGGAAGTTCCTCAGAGTCAAGAAATGCACTTACCTGAAATGAGGAAAGACTTTTGCAGAGACTTTCAACAGCAGTGGCAAAACCTTAATGGAAATTTCAGTATGATGGGAAGTTCCTGTAATTTGAAAGTAAATACCAGTGTCAATCATCCTTTTAATGAACCTGTTAGATCATCTGTGACTGGTGCTCAGGCTCTTGCTCAAAATAATCAGGAGAGAAGAGTGGATTCTCAAAATCTAACTTCAAGTCAAGTACTGGACACAAGTGCCACAAAAGAAAAGTTAGTGAGGGATATTAAAACAttagtagaaataaaaaagaagttttcAGATCTtgcaaggaaaattaaaattaataaaaatctctTGATGGCAGCAGGTTGTATTAAAACACCCAATACCTCTTATAGTGAATCAGCTCAAAATTCTGGATTGTCTTTGAAACAAACTGCCAAAATCCAGTCTGGACCACAACTAACCCTAGTCACACCAGAGACTGTGGAGGATAAACCACCAACAGTAATGGAATCTGCAGAAGAAACTAATAGAAAACATAGCATGTTGAGTTCCAGCCTTCAGGACAGAAATTTTAACCAAGTCAGTTCTATTTTACTAAATTCTGCCTGTTCAGAAAAGTTGCCAATACCAGAACAAGTCCATGATTTGGAAGTTGTGAATCCTTTAAAAACATCAACTGTTGAGGTAACTCAGGCACCATTAAATAACACCCAGCTTTCATCAGGAAATTTTCCCAGCATTGCACAGAATGTGCCaacaaattctgaaataaattttcttcctcattctaCATCATCTGaggaatatatttcaaaatacccAAATAAAAATAGGCTAATTCTCAGTTTACTTACTTCTGGAgataaaactcagaagaaattaTTAAAAGATACTAGTGAACGTATTCATGATTCTAAACTGCATAATTTTGAAATGAATCCAAATACTGAAAACACTGGTAACCAACTGAAAACCATGGAAATTGTAAATTCTCCAGGGACTTGTAATACAAATGCCAAAATTGCAGACACTTCTTGCTTTGAGTGTAAATCCTTTAATGGGGTGTCTTCTAACAGTGACTCTCACTTTTCCATGGAGTTGTTAGCAACATGTCTGTCTTTGTGGAAAAAGCAACCTTCAGAACCTAACAAAGAGAAACAGGGTAATGAGTCAAAAACAAACACCACAGCCATTGCAATTTCAAAGCCCGCACCCATATGTGAGAGTAGTACATTTTCACCTGTGGGAAATTCTCAGAATAAGATAATAAACAGCTCACAAGAAACTATTTCATCAGTGGTAGCACAAAATTATGAGTCTTCAGGAACAACTACTACAAAAGGGATTGCTGTAGTATCACCCTTAATTCTTTCAGATGTCAATACACTGTCTGTCAAAGATACAGCATCTGAAACTTTACCTGAAACAGCATATCCAGTTATTAAAGAAGGTAGTGTTTGTAGCTTACAAAATAAATTGACGGAAAATACTGCTGCTTTGAAGACTAATGTTAATGAACCAGTAACAAGTACTACAGGCATCACGATTTTCCCACTAATTGAGGACAAGCAAAGTGAGTCAACTAATACTAGTTCAGAAGGCATACCTAATACCAATCGAGGAAAGCACAATGAATCAGAACCAGATATCCAGTGTCCTGTGAGTGATCAGCAAGCCTCATATATATCAAAGGACAGTAGTAGTGTGGGCAGTGATGTATTACAGATTGGCAGTATTTGTTCTCTTGTTGAAGGTGATACCTCTTATGATTCCCAAATAGCAGAAATATTCAACTCGCTCCCTTTGCAAAAAGTTGAGCCACAGAAACCTCTACCCAATCACCAAATGATGAATAGTGGACAACAAAATGAACatttagacagcatcactgaaaataaagactttgactttaaaaaagatgtatttgTGCAGTGCACAGATGTTTCAAATAAAATAGCAGATCAGTCAGAATCACTGCAACCTCCAGCACTGTCACATTTGAAGTGTGTTGAAGTAAAGAGTGGAATTCTAGAGGAAAGCAGTTTGGAGCATATCACTGAAAATGAAAGCATGGCAAATGATACGTGTTCATCAGCTGCTATTCAGCAGGATAGTTACCCTCAGGAAGCTGGTTTGTCCTGCAATTACACTGAACAGGATCCTACAACAGATGAAAGTCTCCATGATAAGACATCAATCTTATACCTACATGATCAGCTGTCAGAACTTTTAAAAGAGTTTCCCTATGGTATCGAACCTGTGAACATGCATGAAAGTTCTGTGGTACAGCAGATggcagaccaaatctcagaaGCTCAAACTTGCAGTAAAACTGATTGTAACTCCAGAGGTTCAACAGACCAGATACAAATTACAATATTAAACACAGATCAGATGAAAGAATTGTTCCCTGAACAGGACGATCAATCCAATGAGGTAGACAAACTGACAGAACCTCAGAAAGAAAAGCCTGTAACAAAGGAAGAGAACCAGTGTGACCCACAGGCACGCAGAATTGAAGAACATTGTGATTCTGTACCATTGGATTCGGAAAAAGATGATGTCCGTTGCTGTGCGTTGGGGTGGCTCTCTATGGTCTATGAAGGAGTACCTCAATGCCAGTGTAATTCCATTAAGAAGTCAACttcaaaagaaacagaacagaCAAATCCATGTTCTCCTTCAGAGGCCAAGAGTTATAAACAAGAAGAGAGAACCTCTGACAGAGATGTTCCTGTTGCTTTTAACAGTCCTCTAAATAATCCTCCAAAGATTCCTCTGACTTGTCCAGTtgagaaaaaacattttcctgAAACAAAGCAAAGCAGCAATATAAAAGATAAATCCAAAACAGAATGCAACAGTTCACTAAGGACAGAGCAAGAATTATCCGGTCAACCTTTATCTAAAGGTGATAAAAAAATGGATTCTTTGCAGAgtcacaaaagaaagagaaagctgcAATTTCATGAGGTAGCTTTTCATTCTAATAAAATTGCAAAATTTTCTCAGGAGAGCCTGCAGAGGAAGTTTATGGCACAAAACGTACGGCCACTAAAACCAAAGATGAGTGTTTTGACAAGCAAAACTAAAGATTTGAATATGAAGAATGGTTCTTTGGTACAATCAGTATtaccagaaaagagaaaattgaaatcagGTGGCTCTAAACAAAAATCTTTGGAAGAAAGGAAGTTAGATGAACGGATCATACTTGATTCAGagataaagaggaagaaacatGATAAACAGGAGCAGAATAAAAATGTGGCAGGTGGTGCATTTAAATTCTGTAATTTTTCAACTCCAAGTGAAAGAGCTTGGATTAAAGAAAAGACAGTATCAAATGTTAAATCCTCGGGCTCTAAGGATAGCTCATCTAAAATTAACAGAGTTCTATCACCAAAGGAGTATTTATCAAGGCAGAAGCATAAGGAAGCATTAAAGAAAAACTGTCTGAAAAACAGTGATTCTCAGCATATGAGGCCCAGTAAACTTCCTGTGCAGGTGGAAAGTTGTGGGAAATCAAGTGAGAGACCCCATGGCAGTGTACAAACCTGTAAGGAATCATTAAATATTGGTTCAGGCCATGGTAAAAGCATCAAAACCCATCATTCCAAAGAGTCTAAAACATATATTTCAAGGAATATTAAAGGAACAGTTGGTGGAAAGCAGTCTGATAAAATGTGGATTGATAGAACCAAGCtagacaaaaatttaaataatataaataatgaagGTGAATTAAGCCAAATGTCTTCCCAAACAAAGGATCAAAGGAAGCTGTATCTGAACAGAGTTGCATTTAAATGCACTGAACGAGAGCGCATTTGTCTCACAAAATTAGACAATTCACCCAGGAAGCTTAAAGAAAAGAGACCAGAAAGTAAATCTAAGAACCTATTACCTGTGAAAGATACTACAGAAAAACTAAGCATGCTGGAGTTTAAATTATGTCCAGATGGAGTGTTTAAGAATACAAACACTGTTGAAGACCAGAAGGATCTGCAGCACACATCTAGGAAGGAGCAAGCCCCTGTGCAAG atGATAATGTTTTGGCTAATTCAAGGCTCTCCAAGAGAAACTGCAGTGCAGATGGATTTGAGATACTACAAAACCCAGTAAAAGATTCAAAAGCAATGTTTCAAACCTACAAAAAGCTATACATGGAGAAGCGAAGCAGAAGTCTGGGTAGCAGTCCTGTAGAATAA